One genomic segment of Plasmodium cynomolgi strain B DNA, chromosome 14, whole genome shotgun sequence includes these proteins:
- a CDS encoding clathrin coat assembly protein AP50 (putative): LLIQRNYRNVTRKNDLNHYINKYIKTKRFFEHPIIEINNVFFLNVSINEIVITVLTRSNSNICLIFNFIYKFIEILNYFFNKEISGINIVNNFVLIYEICDEIIDYGYPQTLEVNILKNSLLNKVKYYSRTSKYFQKLSNELRNPNCVIEDIVHDTNIQNQNEGLHMKYYNGNSKDSYKKSGLKNANSYELNEKNKLKYIGKETLNRIKNKIINNSKPTNNFNYITGNCTWRNNNIYYKKNEIYIDILEILNVTINSNNLIYAHINGKVTLKCFLSGMPICELSTNNKINLLNNVCNASSGNNPSGGNNHPNNAASANSSSKNASKGKSNQSNSKRKNTSEEKENDDIIIDNCIFHHCVTLSKYENSKLITFTPPDGSFELMKYTITKNIQIPFHIIAIYNPILQYSKSLEKKFSLKKLTNNSKSIYGDYKNTNRYEYAVTIKSNYKGSMHATDVVIKIPIYKFSENVEVKYKSTGKTEFNNIEGIVTWRIKKFSSSSEHSIKIYLTLENQNQIYSNMNNTQKVDDLSKVVLQVHKVKNMNTVKFLNTYKMPITLSFKIPMFTSSGMYIRYLKVFEKSNYKIIKWIKYLTESGIYQYK, from the coding sequence TTGCTAATACAGAGGAACTATCGAAACGTGACGAGAAAGAATGACCTAAACCACTACATAAACaaatacataaaaacgaAGAGATTCTTTGAGCACCCAATAATCGAAATAAACAACGTCTTCTTCCTAAACGTGAGCATAAACGAAATTGTCATAACGGTTCTGACCAGGAGCAACTCGAACATCTGCCTCATCTTCaactttatatataaatttatagaaatattaaattacTTCTTTAACAAGGAAATTTCGGGAATAAATAtagttaataattttgtccTGATTTATGAAATATGTGATGAAATAATTGACTACGGATATCCACAAACGTTGgaagtaaatattttaaagaataGCCTCCTGAATAAGGTCAAATATTACAGTAGGACTTCTAAATACTTTCAGAAGTTGTCAAATGAGCTACGGAACCCTAACTGTGTGATTGAAGATATTGTACATGACACGAATATACAAAATCAGAATGAAGGATTGCAcatgaaatattataatgGAAATAGTAAAGATtcgtacaaaaaaagtggattaaaaaatgccaatAGTTACGaattgaatgaaaaaaataaactaaaaTATATAGGGAAGGAAACGTTGaacagaattaaaaataaaataattaacaataGTAAACCAacgaataattttaattacataACAGGGAACTGCACTTGGAGAAACAACaacatttattataaaaaaaatgaaatatatattgacATACTGGAAATATTGAATGTTACAATAAATAGCAACAATTTGATATATGCCCACATCAATGGAAAGGTCACACTGAAATGCTTCCTCTCAGGGATGCCTATTTGTGAACTGAGCACAAACAATAAGATTAACCTTCTTAACAATGTCTGTAACGCCTCTAGTGGGAATAATCCCTCTGGTGGAAATAATCATCCCAATAATGCGGCTTCCGCGAATAGCAGCTCGAAAAATGCCTCAAAGGGAAAATCCAATCAAAGCAATAGCAAGAGGAAAAACAcaagtgaagaaaaggaaaatgacgATATCATTATCGACAATTGCATTTTTCACCATTGTGTAACGCTCTCCAAGTATGAAAATAGTAAACTCATTACCTTCACCCCCCCGGATGGTTCATTCGAACTGATGAAATACACTATTACCAAAAATATACAGATACCCTTTCACATTATAGCTATATACAATCCCATACTGCAGTACTCTAAAtcgttggagaaaaaattctctCTCAAAAAACTCACAAATAATAGTAAAAGTATCTATGGGgactataaaaatacaaacagGTACGAATACGCTGTTACCATTAAATCAAATTATAAGGGAAGTATGCATGCCACCGACGTTGTGATAAAAATTCCTATTTATAAATTCTCTGAAAATGTTGAAGTGAAATATAAATCGACAGGAAAAACTGAATTTAACAACATTGAGGGAATCGTCACCtggagaattaaaaaattttccagcTCAAGTGAACATAGCATTAAGATATATTTAACGCTTGAAAATCAAAACCAAATTTACTCCAACATGAACAACACACAAAAGGTGGACGACTTGTCCAAGGTTGTTTTACAAGTGCACAAAGTTAAGAATATGAATACGGTTAAGTTTTTAAATACCTACAAAATGCCCATCACGCTAAGTTTTAAAATCCCCATGTTTACTTCCAGTGGCATGTATATCAGATACCTTAAAGTTTTCGAAAAATccaattataaaattattaagtgGATTAAATACTTAACTGAGTCTGGTATATACCAGTACAAGTGA
- a CDS encoding transporter (putative), producing MKALKQNSKKKEVKNHDDMNTENSTVNGININDININDIEENISDHKNERKVKKKGKAIEYYLFDVEAYNTNNNTTTESFVDLSSIRSSYLSENRKKKAKKKKSSYLKKQLKIYKKKYKILPEHNIDQDTSYEESVKNANKDYRIYDLKEVKTDKGTNDFLPQIRKDTIGVKKDVFVNVIKFIILVSSIFFFGSCSTTITKYIIFVRKFNYTQIVTLLEFFIMYLILRLVIFCGKMKSSTNLTRKQYIKYIISSNSAYSYLEIPVISVIKSSSLILIYFLSIKFGNLFFSKISADLFEAECLKEFKCSLLCSILTILMGVIMSITTLKIDSLFGMFLLLISVIASSLKWVFTNVLLRSTSMKAHIILLHIYQVAMFIINYNSNVLTIDQILSSLVLVAIGALSSVFLILAEFSLICKMLEKDIHIPYTSSVTLSIVFIGREAILLIIGSLFFGENINFSSSIGIAISMIGTILYGYASK from the exons ATGAAGGCCCTTAAACAGAATagcaagaaaaaggaagtaaaaaatcaTGATGACATGAACACAGAAAATTCAACTGTTAATGGCATCAATATAAACGATATAAACATAAACGatatagaagaaaatataagtgaccacaaaaatgaacggaaagttaaaaaaaaagggaaagccaTCGAATATTATTTGTTTGATGTAGAGGCATACAACACCAACAACAACACCACGACAGAAAGTTTCGTTGACTTAAGTTCTATAAGATCAAGTTATTTATCAGAaaacaggaagaaaaaagccaagaaaaaaaaaagcagctatttaaaaaaacagctaaaaatttataaaaagaaatataaaatattgcCAGAACATAACATTGACCAAGATACCAGCTACGAAGAGTCtgtgaaaaatgcaaataaagACTATAGAATATACGACCTGAAGGAGGTGAAAACGGATAAAGGAACCAATGACTTTTTGCCACAAATACGCAAAGATACCATCGGTGTGAAGAAGGACGTGTTTGTAAATGTAATCAAATTTATCATTCTCGtttcctccattttcttcttcggtTCGTGCAGCACAACCATAACCAagtacattatttttgtgaGGAAGTTTAATTACACGCAAATTGTCACGCTTCTGgaatttttcataatgtATCTGATTCTGAGATTG GTAATCTTCTgtgggaaaatgaaaagttcGACAAACTTAACGAGGAAGCAATACATCAAATATATCATTTCGa GCAATAGCGCCTACTCCTACTTAGAAATTCCGGTCATTTCTGTCATTAAATCGAGTTCGCTAatattgatatattttttatccatcAAATTTggtaacctttttttttcgaaaatctCGGCTGATTTGTTCGAAGCGGAAT GTTTGAAGGAATTCAAGTGCTCCCTGTTGTGTTCGATT CTTACAATATTGATGGGGGTAATTATGAGCATTACTACGCTGAAAATAGACAGCTTGtttgg TATGTTCCTGTTGTTAATATCAGTCATCGCGTCATCCCTTAAGTGGGTTTTTACCAATGTTTTGTTAAGATCAACATCTATGAAGGCgcacattattttgttacacaTATACCAAGTGGCCATGTTTATCATAA attaTAACAGCAACGTTTTAACTATTGATCAGATACTTTCATCATTGGTTTTAGTCGCCATTGGCGCACTGAGCAGcgtatttttaattttagcgGAGTTCTCATTAATATGTAAAATGCTGGAAAAAGATATACACATTC cGTACACCTCATCCGTGACCCTGAGTATAGTCTTTATAGGGAGAGAGGCAATCCTTTTGATTATTGGATCG TTATTTTTTGGTGAAAATATCAATTTTAGTTCATCTATTGGCATAGCAATTTCGATGATTGGTACCATCCTCTATGGTTATGCATCAAAGTGA
- a CDS encoding hypothetical protein (putative): protein MEYGNGGDKIFDLNSISREKLELVEVFYDKMKDTTNANALYLYALQIFKICNIHNELPRLVVFGQQSMGKTTLLDFIMGGPMGYTSSDTGTKQPIVIILKPSDTNKIECYLNKKKVSIDDLHEKMKAIMVNLSESIIPKELEVEISIPGGIYATFVDLPGIKDDSKAGSELTRKIVRNYVQNFPNDIYILVKKASDDPANWPYHLREFFMKPKPMGLGLQNKQCIVVGTRALEFLNNELSTIKTLTELYDRVKKRGIMDHNDNILSLYLLELFSIPIEQKEKNDFLTNRISMYSKILNGRKNVLDLLLNKFENDCNDSIKKELLDCFDVEKFKQEVNSKFMNILIQQLRKVEVKLEKKKSKMEFYNKKLEELYNKGNILSIREQVKLYIRELVNIVSNLLTGNYPILNLPNNGEDFLKKYGGTLMENLKDGNELAVELFEKQGLYDENFLNYLNEYLYKYANENDLNKSISSESNYDINNILNNDLHNSNSNNNNIIKRADTYDTLNDMEKKNFDNNVPALVEGQPVRFILAKEESSMFGVVQNTPTDAKSKNILVSFYFRNSNTEEQVQIKSVEKDRLTVIKAVETLNGDPSFLNGLQVWYKMIRDDGWVGFDKAEIIKVFNNNSKIKDVLIRNLSKNDEVISIKINDLYMDYVIDENKENEENEENEEMKENDDDILKRIAGPHTDLKILNQLAITYICKWLKYNIAKIEPEKDFSDEVLLQMMRSIHNIVDQSDWKPLVVDLLQANISGNILHLTKLASCSAAVALNRVFKAGLGEINRKIKNNYMDENIYLLSTNPKFLDELNQALHNFCKERAISCASEMKDIVFEQTYAVHFEIIEEIFDGCKLFEDNFLTPSGVKPTMSIITKNVKQNLAYRNHQLSLTDIKINKKSKSKELIQEEVKLQFWAIKMLISVPFATKIYAHFLNNILPKNKHLANVLDYSIDCESTLEKYIQSKLLNREVNGVLVPIDDKELMSHYNIIDNRDNLLRKLENQKRLNQYLTIVANSIKLLKNNLSKESTLDFVTKLDFGQENKKNWHRGGT from the exons ATGGAGTACGGAAATGGAGGGGACAAGATTTTCGACTTGAACTCAATCAGTCGAGAGAAGTTGGAGTTGGTGGAAGTTTTCTATGATAAAATGAAGGACACAACAAACGCGAATGCGTTGTACTTGTATGCCCTGCAAATATTTAAGATCTGTAACATCCATAATGAATTGCCTCGTTTGGTGGTATTTGGCCAGCAGTCCATGGGGAAGACGACGCTTTTAGATTTTATTATGGGAGGACCCATGGGATATACAAGTTCAGACACAGGAACCAAACAGCCAATTGTCATCATACTAAAGCCTAGTGACACGAATAAAATAGAATGCTATTTGAATAAGAAGAAAGTAAGCATTGACGATTTGCATGAGAAAATGAAAGCCATTATGGTTAACTTGAGTGAGTCCATTATTCCTAAAGAGCTAGAAGTGGAAATTTCCATCCCAGGTGGCATTTACGCTACCTTCGTCGATTTGCCCGGAATAAAGGACGATTCCAAAGCGGGGTCAGAGTTGACGCGCAAAATTGTCCGTAATTATGTGCAGAACTTCCCGAACGATATTTACATTTTGGTGAAGAAGGCGTCGGACGATCCGGCTAACTGGCCCTACCATTTGAGGGAGTTTTTCATGAAACCCAAGCCCATGG GTCTCGGTCTGCAAAACAAACAGTGCATCGTCGTGGGGACGAGAGCCCTGGAATTTCTGAACAATGAATTGAGCACAATAAAAACGCTGACGGAGCTGTACGACAGGGTGAAGAAAAGAGGAATCATGGACCATAATGATAATATTCTATCACTCTACTTATTGGAACTGTTTTCCATACCGATAgagcagaaggaaaaaaatgactttcTAACCAACAGAATTTCGATGTACTCCAAGATACTgaatggaaggaaaaatgtgCTAGACTTGCTgctgaacaaatttgaaaacgaTTGTAATGACTCCATTAAGAAGGAGTTACTGGACTGTTTCGATGTGGAGAAATTCAAACAAGAAGTGAATAGCAAATTTATGAACATCCTAATACAGCAGTTACGTAAGGTAGAAGTGaagctagaaaaaaaaaaatccaagatggaattttataataaaaaattagaagaGCTATACAacaaaggaaatatattaagCATAAGAGAGCAAGTAAAATTGTACATACGAGAATTGGTTAATATCGTATCGAATTTGTTGACAGGAAATTACcccattttaaatttgccAAATAATGGGGAagactttttaaaaaaatatggtggaactttaatggaaaatttaaaagacgGAAATGAACTAGCGGTGGAGTTATTTGAAAAGCAGGGATTGTATGACGAAAACTTTCTTAACTACTTAAATGAATATTTGTACAAATATGCAAATGAAAATGATTTAAATAAGTCCATTTCGTCGGAGAGTAACTACGACATTAATAATATCTTGAATAACGACCTGCACAACAGTAATagcaataataataacattaTTAAGAGGGCGGACACGTACGACACGCTAAAcgatatggaaaaaaaaaactttgaCAATAATGTACCTGCTCTCGTGGAAGGGCAGCCTGTGAGATTCATTCTGGCCAAAGAAGAAAGCAGCATGTTTGGCGTTGTCCAAAATACACCCACAGACgcgaaaagtaaaaatatattagtcAGTTTTTACTTCAGAAATAGTAACACGGAAGAGCAAGTGCAAATAAAGTCCGTTGAGAAAGACCGATTAACAGTTATCAAGGCAGTCGAAACGCTGAATGGCGatccttcctttttgaatGGATTACAAGTTTGGTACAAAATGATAAGGGATGATGGATGGGTTGGATTCGACAAAGCAGAAATTATTAAAGTGTTTAACAACAATAGCAAAATTAAAGATGTGCTTATCAGAAATTTGTCgaaaaatgatgaagtaatatccataaaaattaacgaCCTCTACATGGATTACGTaattgatgaaaataaagaaaatgaggaaaatgaagaaaacgaagaaatgaaagaaaatgatGATGATATACTTAAAAGAATTGCAGGACCACACACCGATTTGAAAATCCTGAATCAGCTAGCCATcacatatatttgtaaatgGCTCAAATACAATATTGCAAAAATCGAACCAGAAAAAGATTTCTCAGATGAAGTGCTGCTACAAATGATGAGGAGTATTCACAACATCGTTGATCAGAGTGACTGGAAACCATTAGTTGTTGATCTGCTTCAAGCCAATATAAgtggaaatattttacatcTCACCAAATTAGCTAGCTGCTCAGCTGCCGTAGCATTAAATAGAGTATTCAAAGCAGGCTTGGGAGaaattaatagaaaaattaaaaataattacatggatgaaaatatatatctgtTAAGCACAAATCCCAAGTTCCTGGACGAATTGAATCAGGCCTTGCATAATTTCTGCAAAGAAAGAGCCATTAGTTGTGCCAGCGAAATGAAAGACATTGTTTTTGAGCAAACCTATGCTGTACATTTCGAAATCATCGAAGAAATTTTCGATGGCTGCAAACTGTTTGAAGATAACTTCCTCACGCCTAGTGGTGTTAAACCCACCATGTCTATAATTaccaaaaatgtaaaacagAATTTGGCATATAGAAACCATCAGTTGTCCCTAActgacataaaaattaacaaaaagtCAAAGTCGAAGGAACTCATACAGGAGGAGGTCAAGCTACAGTTCTGGGCTATCAAAATGCTCATATCCGTGCCCTTCGCAACTAAGATTTATGCCCATTTTCTGAACAACATCCTTCCCAAAAATAAGCATCTGGCCAATGTCCTGGACTACTCGATTGACTGCGAGAGCACGCTGGAGAAATATATCCAGAGCAAATTGCTCAACCGGGAGGTGAACG GTGTCCTGGTCCCAATTGATGACAAGGAGCTGATGTCGCACTACAACATCATCGACAATAGAGACAACCTTTTGAGAAAGTTGGAAAACCAGAAGAGGCTCAACCAGTACCTTACCATCGTTGCAAATTCGATCAAGCTGctgaaaaataat tTATCCAAGGAGAGCACACTTGATTTTGTAACGAAGTTGGATTTTGgccaagaaaataaaaaaaattggcatcGTGGGGGTacgtaa
- a CDS encoding arginyl-tRNA synthetase (putative) codes for MDCLIKKIKQVFQHSIQKCFPSISEEVVVTYANAKFGHFQCKRANACITYARNNAINIFKNHGKELNVESAQKLSQMIIENISENFFEEIKSSPQGFITVKLSKEYIEKSLLKLYKNNKIEISVNINEVKGVNDGDYKKVLVDFSSPNIAKEMHVGHLRSTILGDSICKIFEFLNVETLRVNHVGDWGTQFGMIINYIFSNYPNYKENMPDLTNLTSLYQEAKKMYDADKEFEKNAKNYAIKLQNNDEDCVFIWKKLCESSKKEFDKLYKILDINLEYVGESYYISMISSVLQMLKDEQLLTNVGDAICYQSEKFNVPLFLQKSNGGFGYDSTDVAALHYRLKKLNSDCIIYVTDNGQLSHFETIFDLAKKAKWTSEKTKLVHVGFGLVLNADNKKFKTRSGTTIKLINLINEGTERAKKDLLERIQLKSEEEKSYFKGIDIDQLSEQLCVSAIKYFDIKQHRNSDYKFSYDNMLNVKGNTGLYIIYAYSRMCSIFRKCSVDMDELSKDELNLVSPYEVNLGLHILKFPDVFYFILKNMLIHKLAEYTYELTTIFTAFYENCKVLNSENEKTRLILCAIAKSLLQICLKLLGLNAIEKL; via the exons ATGGATTGCTTAATAAAGAAGATCAAACAGGTGTTTCAGCACTCCATCCAGAAATGCTTCCCCTCAATTAGCGAAGAAGTCGTGGTTACCTACGCCAACGCGAAATTCGGCCACTTCCAATGTAAGAGAGCAAACGCGTGCATCACATATGCGC GTAACAACGCCATcaacattttcaaaaatcaTGGAAAGGAACTAAACGTGGAAAGTGCGCAGAAGCTCTCACAGATGATAATAGAAAACATCAGCGAGAATTTTTTCGAGGAAATTAAATCATCGCCGCAGGGTTTCATAACTGTCAAATTGTCTAAGGAGTACATAGAAAAGTCGCTACtaaaattgtataaaaataataaaattgaaataagCGTGAATATAAATGAAGTGAAGGGTGTAAATGATGGAGACTACAAAAAAGTGTTAGTCGATTTCTCTTCCCCAAATATTGCCAAAGAAATGCATGTCGGACATTTAAGATCAACCATATTAGGAGATAgcatatgtaaaatttttgagTTCCTAAATGTAGAAACTCTTAGGGTTAATCATGTTGGGGATTGGGGCACACAGTTTGGAAtgattataaattatatattctcCAATTATCCGAATTACAAGGAAAACATGCCAGATTTAACCAATTTGACGAGTTTGTACCAAGAggctaaaaaaatgtacgacGCAGATAAAGAATtcgaaaaaaacgcaaaaaattatgccatcaaattgcaaaataatgATGAAGATTGCGTAtttatttggaaaaaattatgcgaaagtagcaaaaaagaattcgacaaactttataaaatattagatATCAATTTAGAGTATGTTGGAGAATCATACTACATCAGTATGATTTCATCAGTTTTGCAAATGTTAAAGGATGAACAGTTATTGACAAATGTTGGGGATGCTATCTGTTATCAGTCGGAAAAATTTAATGTcccattatttttacaaaaatcgAATGGTGGGTTTGGCTACGATTCTACAGATGTTGCTGCTCTTCATTatagattaaaaaaattaaattccgattgtattatttatgttacGGATAATGGACAATTATCCCATTTCGAAACTATATTTGACCTAGCCAAGAAGGCAAAATGGACAAGTGAAAAAACCAAGTTAGTTCACGTTGGCTTCGGTCTTGTCCTAAATgcagataataaaaaattcaaaacgAGAAGTGGCACCACCATAAAGCTCATTAATCTCATCAACGAGGGAACTGAGCGAGCCAAGAAGGACCTTCTCGAGAGGATTCAGTTGAAGAGCGAAGAGGAAAAGAGCTACTTTAAAG GAATAGACATAGATCAGTTGAGCGAACAGCTGTGTGTGAGTGCCATCAAGTATTTCGACATCAAGCAGCACAGAAACTCGGACTACAAGTTTTCGTATGATAATATGCTGAATGTGAAAG GAAACACGGGACTGTACATTATATACGCCTACTCAAGGATGTGCTCCATTTTTAGAAAGTGCAGCGTAGATATGGACGAACTGTCGAAAG ACGAGCTGAACCTAGTTAGCCCGTACGAAGTAAACCTAGGattgcacattttaaaattccccgacgtcttttattttattttaaaaaatatgctaatTCACAA ATTGGCTGAGTACACCTACGAGTTAACGACCATATTCACGGCGTTCTACGAAAACTGCAAAGTTTTAAACAGCGAAAACGAGAAAACGAGACTAATTCTGTGTGCCATAGCAAAGTCATTATTACAG ATTTGTCTGAAACTCCTAGGCCTGAATGCCATAGAAAAATTgtga
- a CDS encoding hypothetical protein (putative), translating to MSRGIPFWEVTIRKKLQERAQERRKNDSKIHNQVHKLINKEIIVDYDTNEKVNAKFILNKYLNIITHLTKENINLKKIIEKIKLQNDENESTLTKYEHELRTKNDIIGKITKKYGVHILGENFNGCSVPDEEVKGRHPIIQQDMAVLKEDNTSLPIGGRTNCVPHGVENHQMGYSSNCCNVIDAGSNTQWGDKIGGFTTGNFPSSRRINLQSDHPEGVNRSSKMTVSQMSHDKTVPHEDANRTMLGEKRGLTNLTDYRDKFTWQEKTIKNEMPLFKAKDSNLYLHGQSKIQNNDNCLDELNCLINSSPSAADLSDVKIVPHGEARFEEIERYHKKCEEEYKDVHTPSNFVDKANSLISVRTERDMYQGATQEKNPIGNVPSFLYDDLSKMRSFPTVRSDDHAEESSEDKYSKRDELFWSGEEKQDGCTDRATRVHADRMPVGSPDNHVSVVSKMATAVMQSDSEGEANHDTTPTQMDAEVADGGRENCNAANSSAPDKKSVNDDLEDDNYEDLENIMFTILKLRKKG from the exons ATGTCACGTGGCATCCCCTTTTGGGAAGTCACAA TACGAAAGAAGCTCCAAGAACGAGCTCAGGAGAGGCGAAAAAATGACAGCAAGATACACAACCAAGTGCACAAGTtgataaataaagaaataatagtTGATTATGACACTAATGAAAAGGTGAatgcaaaatttattttgaataaatatttaaatataattaccCATTTGAccaaggaaaatataaatttaaaaaaaatcatagaaaaaataaaactacaaaatgacgaaaacGAAAGTACACTCACTAAATACGAACATGAGttgagaacaaaaaatgacatcATCGGCAAAATAACCAAGAAGTATGGCGTACATATTTTGggggaaaattttaatgggTGTAGTGTCCCTGATGAAGAAGTAAAAGGAAGGCACCCCATCATTCAACAAGACATGGCGGTGCTGAAAGAGGATAATACGAGCTTACCAATtgggggaagaacaaattgtGTCCCCCATGGTGTGGAAAATCATCAAATGGGTTACTCCTCAAATTGCTGTAATGTTATTGATGCGGGGTCTAATACTCAGTGGGGAGACAAAATTGGGGGATTCACGACAGGCAACTTTCCATCCAGTCGTAGGATCAATCTCCAGAGTGACCATCCAGAAGGGGTGAATCGCAGCAGTAAAATGACAGTTTCACAGATGTCTCACGACAAAACCGTTCCGCATGAAGACGCAAACAGAACTATGCTAGGTGAAAAAAGAGGGTTAACAAATTTGACCGACTACAGGGATAAATTCACATGGCAGGAAAAAAcaatcaaaaatgaaatgccaCTTTTTAAGGCAAAAGATTCAAATCTGTACTTACATGGACAGAgcaaaatacaaaataatgataactGCCTTGATGAACTGAATTGCCTCATAAATAGCTCCCCCAGTGCTGCCGACCTTAGCGATGTTAAAATTGTCCCACATGGAGAAGCACGCtttgaagaaattgaaaggtatcataaaaaatgcgaGGAAGAGTATAAGGATGTACATACCCCAAGTAATTTTGTCGATAAAGCAAACAGTTTAATCAGCGTTCGCACAGAAAGGGACATGTATCAAGGTGCCACTCAGGAGAAAAACCCAATTGGGAATGTTCCATCATTCTTGTATGACGATTTgtcaaaaatgagaagcttCCCTACGGTGAGAAGCGATGATCATGCGGAAGAAAGCTCCGAAGATAAATATAGCAAACGGGACGAGTTATTTTGGAgcggggaagaaaaacaagaTGGTTGTACGGATAGAGCGACGCGCGTGCATGCGGATCGTATGCCTGTTGGCAGTCCCGACAACCACGTGTCTGTAGTGAGTAAAATGGCCACTGCGGTCATGCAAAGCGATAGCGAGGGAGAGGCAAATCATGACACGACCCCGACCCAAATGGATGCTGAAGTTGCGGATGGGGGGCGCGAAAATTGTAACGCGGCGAATTCGAGTGCACCCGATAAGAAAAGTGTGAACGACGATCTGGAGGATGACAATTATGAGGACttggaaaatattatgtttACAATATTGAAGCTCAGGAAAAAGGGATAG